A genomic region of Conger conger chromosome 6, fConCon1.1, whole genome shotgun sequence contains the following coding sequences:
- the orc6 gene encoding origin recognition complex subunit 6 has translation MEKGMFIKIAAKMGITSTKILSQAEEYVRMCQVKCTGLRNLTVTSKAVICLDLAATAMRFPLDKEYVVKLSGLNKKSYQSNLKSMECMLGLESRLGLRDLAVQYGCTGAVKAAATMLKRYEYSLPEAQKQDIDLSKPLFTTAALFAACKCMKIKVDKKMAASSGAKRGIFDRLCAQLQKLGQDACSETSPHKESSRTLQKRPKALRELFEQEEQEDEPLTSPKQQKCDQETCEKEDYEEWKRRILENALKARKMDA, from the exons atggaaaagggaATGTTTATTAAAATTGCGGCAAAGATGGGTATTACGTCGACAAAAATATTGAG CCAAGCAGAGGAATACGTGAGGATGTGCCAAGTCAAATGCACCGGACTCAGAAACTTAACAGTGACAAGtaaggctgtcatatgcctCGACCTGGCCGCGACGGCCATGAGATTTCCCCTGGACAAA GAATATGTCGTCAAACTGTCAGGGTTAAATAAGAAAAGTTATCAGAGCAATTTAAAGTCTATGGAGTGTATGCTGGGCTTGGAATCACGTCTGGGACTCCGGGACCTGGCCGTGCAGTATGGATGCACCGGGGCTGTAAAGGCGGCCGCAACGATGTTGAAAAG atatgaATACAGTCTCCCGGAAGCACAGAAGCAGGACATCGACCTGTCAAAACCCCTGTTCACAACAGCAGCCTTATTCGCTGCCTGCAA ATGCATGAAAATCAAAGTGGACAAGAAAATGGCAGCCTCGTCGGGAGCCAAAAGGGGGATCTTCGACCGGCTGTGTGCCCAGCTGCAGAAGCTGGGGCAGGATGCCTGCA GTGAGACAAGTCCACATAAGGAGTCATCCAGGACGCTTCAGAAAAGGCCAAAAGCACTGCGAGAGCTCTTTGAGCAGGAAGAACAAG AGGACGAGCCATTAACTTCCCCGAAGCAACAGAAATGTGACCAAGAAACATGTGAAAAAGAAGACTATGAAGAATGGAAGAGGAGAATTCTGGAAAACGCATTGAAGGCCAGGAAAATGGACGCATAA
- the mylk3 gene encoding myosin light chain kinase 3 — MSQITDNSDDKTVRPKVSVRHRGDQISQSGPSRSDAGPPAPGPGYVQVGRRPSCHGSGGDRGNGAPRRPRGVTLRSREPTQTQTFDRDDGLDAGAPEEAPSEPFREGGDRRGVATGRAEGAVRVTEPERIEIVPSDRNLVTKETRPGTCGELQTKGEGQVSLAKDEETGSREDVVTATEQNKNRAMEAGSLDCDPKQEAKLVPGLSQSEPVPSRPLEMIQSKPGGLGEVCEASRSIERQTGTARGTSAGRKALTTGGLGGNPEAQLQVIDDCPPLPAPFEHRIVSAKLVPMSTYYTIKPDEVLGGGRFGHVHKCTERTSGLTLAAKVIKVKGMKDRDEVKNEICVMNQLDHVNLIQLYDAFESRTNLTLVMEYVEGGELFDRIVDENYQLTELDTIVFMQQICEGMYYLHQQYILHLDLKPENILCVSTTGNQIKIIDFGLARKYRPREKLKVNFGTPEFLAPEVVNYEFVSFPTDMWSVGVITYMLLSGLSPFLGDNDTETMNNILHSNWDFDAEAFENVSEEAKDFVSRLLIPEKCSRLSAWGCLKHRWLSHLEERAKMLRVQLKSQLRLQRYLAAHRQWKKHFHAVAAANRLRRLWERRSTTQADQGGEPGENGNR; from the exons atgagtcag ATAACTGACAACTCGGATGATAAAACTGTGAGGCCTAAAGTGTCTGTACGACACCGAGGCGACCAAATCAGTCAGTCAG GTCCCAGTAGATCCGATGCTGGCCCtccggccccgggccccggctaCGTTCAGGTGGGCCGGCGGCCCTCCTGCCACGGATCCGGCGGAGACAGGGGAAACGGCGCCCCCCGGAGGCCCAGAGGGGTCACGCTCAGGAGCAGGGAGCCCACGCAAACCCAAACTTTTGACAGAGACGATGGGCTGGATGCCGGGGCCCCGGAGGAGGCGCCATCGGAGCCATTTCGGGAGGGAGGAGACCGCAGGGGCGTGGCCACTGGGAGGGCGGAGGGTGCTGTCCGGGTAACAGAGCCAGAGAG GATTGAGATTGTACCATCCGACCGAAATCTTGTCACCAAGGAAACTCGACCAGGCACGTGTGGAGAGTTGCAGACGAAGGGAGAAGGACAAGTATCCCTTGCAAAGGATGAAGAGACCGGCTCTCGTGAGGACGTTGTCACAGCAACAGAGCAGAATAAGAACAGGGCCATGGAGGCTGGCTCTCTGGACTGTGACCCAAAACAGGAGGCCAAACTTGTTCCGggtctctctcagagtgagcCGGTCCCATCCAGGCCTCTGGAGATGATCCAGTCCAAACCGGGAGGGCTTGGGGAAGTCTGTGAGGCAAGCAGAAGTATCGAAAGACAAACAGGCACTGCAAGGGGCACCTCAGCTGGCAGGAAGGCCTTAACCACAGGTGGCCTAGGGGGAAATCCAGAGGCACAGCTGCAGGTCATTG ATGACTGTCCCCCTTTGCCTGCTCCCTTTGAGCACCGAATCGTTAGCGCAAAGCTGGTGCCCATGAGCACTTATTACACCATCAAGCCTGATGAAGTGCTGGGAGG TGGGCGCTTTGGCCATGTCCACAAGTGTACTGAGCGAACGTCGGGGCTGACTCTGGCAGCAAAGGTGATTAAAGTGAAGGGGATGAAGGACAGG GATGAAGTCAAGAACGAGATCTGCGTCATGAACCAATTAGACCACGTCAACCTGATCCAGCTCTATGATGCCTTTGAGTCACGTACTAATCTGACACTTGTTATGGAGTA TGTGGAAGGCGGTGAGCTGTTTGACCGGATTGTTGATGAGAATTACCAGCTGACAGAACTGGACACCATTGTGTTCATGCAACAGATCTGTGAGGGCATGTATTACCTCCACCAGCAGTACATTCTCCACCTAGACCTCAAG CCAGAAAATATCCTGTGTGTAAGCACTACTGGCAACCAGATCAAGATAATTGACTTTGGACTGGCTAGAAA GTACCGGCCACGAGAGAAGCTGAAAGTGAACTTTGGGACCCCAGAATTTCTGGCTCCTGAAGTGGTCAACTATGAGTTTGTTTCATTCCCGACAGACATGTGGAGTGTAGGAGTTATTACATACATGCT TCTTAGCGGTTTGTCCCCTTTCCTTGGGGACAATGATACTGAAACGATGAATAATATCCTGCACTCCAACTGGGACTTTGATGCAGAAGCCTTTGAGAATGTCTCTGAGGAAGCCAAAGACTTTGTCTCCAGGCTATTGATCCCTGAGAAATG CAGCCGCCTCAGTGCATGGGGCTGCCTGAAGCACCGCTGGCTCAGTCACCTGGAAGAGAGGGCCAAGATGCTGCGGGTCCAGCTGAAGTCTCAGCTCCGTCTGCAGCGCTATCTGGCCGCTCACAGGCAGTGGAAG AAACACTTTCACGCAGTCGCTGCGGCAAACCGGCTGAGGAGGCTCTGGGAGAGGCGTTCGACTACCCAGGCAGACCAAGGAGGAGAGCCGGGAGAGAACGGAAACAGATAA